Proteins found in one Erythrobacter sp. 3-20A1M genomic segment:
- a CDS encoding alkene reductase: MHDALFQPISIGAIDCPNRIFMAPLTRGRAHVPGFVPTEMMQTYYRQRAGAGLIISEATGISVEGLGWPSAPGIWSAEQVEGWKPVTDAVHQADGRIVMQLWHMGRIVHPDFLGGEAPVSASATTAPGHAHTPTGRKDYEPARALSVEEIARVVEDYRKAAANAKEAGFDGVQLHGANGYLVDQFLRRSTNLREDEYGGSAQNRARFLDEVLGALVDVWGADRVGVRLSPNGETQGCDDPDPVETFGAAARVVEKHKLAFLELRQPGPEGTFGNTGVPQQDAHIRQLYSGPLVLNSDYGAADGAQDVASGRCDAVSFGRPFISNPDLPDRIRQDAEFAPNVNVPQSWYLPGAAGYIDYPTLAEQRAG; the protein is encoded by the coding sequence ATGCACGACGCGCTATTCCAGCCCATCTCGATCGGGGCGATCGACTGCCCCAACCGCATCTTCATGGCCCCGCTGACGCGCGGCCGGGCGCATGTTCCCGGCTTCGTGCCGACCGAGATGATGCAGACCTATTACCGCCAGCGCGCCGGTGCCGGGCTGATCATTTCCGAAGCGACCGGCATCAGCGTGGAGGGGCTCGGCTGGCCCAGCGCGCCGGGCATCTGGAGCGCCGAGCAGGTCGAGGGATGGAAGCCGGTGACCGACGCCGTGCACCAGGCCGACGGGCGCATCGTGATGCAGTTGTGGCACATGGGCCGGATCGTCCATCCCGATTTCCTCGGCGGCGAGGCCCCGGTCTCGGCCAGCGCGACCACCGCACCGGGCCACGCTCACACGCCCACGGGGCGCAAGGATTACGAGCCCGCCCGCGCGCTGTCGGTGGAGGAGATCGCGCGCGTGGTCGAGGATTACCGCAAGGCCGCGGCGAATGCGAAGGAAGCGGGCTTCGACGGCGTGCAGCTGCACGGCGCGAATGGCTACCTCGTCGACCAGTTCCTGCGCCGGTCGACCAATTTGAGGGAGGACGAGTACGGCGGCAGCGCGCAAAACCGCGCCCGCTTCCTGGACGAGGTGCTGGGCGCGCTGGTCGATGTCTGGGGCGCCGACCGCGTGGGCGTGCGGCTGTCTCCCAACGGTGAAACGCAAGGGTGCGACGATCCCGATCCGGTCGAAACCTTCGGGGCCGCGGCGCGCGTGGTGGAGAAGCACAAGCTCGCCTTCCTCGAACTGCGCCAGCCGGGGCCGGAGGGGACGTTCGGCAATACCGGTGTGCCGCAGCAGGATGCACATATCCGCCAGCTCTATTCGGGTCCGCTGGTGCTCAACAGCGATTACGGCGCGGCGGATGGGGCGCAGGACGTGGCGAGCGGTCGCTGCGACGCGGTCAGCTTCGGCCGGCCCTTCATCTCCAACCCCGACCTGCCCGATCGCATCCGGCAGGACGCGGAATTCGCGCCGAACGTGAACGTGCCGCAAAGCTGGTACCTGCCCGGCGCGGCGGGCTATATCGACTACCCGACGCTGGCCGAACAGCGCGCGGGCTGA
- the lipB gene encoding lipoyl(octanoyl) transferase LipB, which produces MVSAPENIEWRGAEAPVPYREALAEMQARNAAVAAGEARELVWLLEHPPVYTAGTSADPDELLDPRFEVVEAGRGGRYTYHGPGQRVGYLVLDLNRRGKDVRRFVHAVEGWVIDTLAGFGVESWAVDGRVGIWTRDVDGGEAKIGAIGVRVRRWVTMHGFSVNLDPDLSHFTGIVPCGIDEFGVTSLARLGIALAPEEWDAALRQSAPRFLAALEGETA; this is translated from the coding sequence ATGGTTTCGGCCCCCGAAAATATCGAATGGCGCGGTGCGGAAGCGCCCGTACCCTATCGCGAGGCGCTGGCCGAAATGCAGGCGCGCAATGCGGCGGTGGCGGCGGGCGAGGCGCGCGAACTCGTCTGGCTGCTGGAACATCCGCCCGTCTATACCGCCGGGACCAGCGCGGATCCGGACGAGCTGCTCGACCCGCGGTTCGAGGTGGTCGAGGCGGGCCGGGGCGGGCGCTACACCTATCACGGGCCGGGGCAGCGGGTCGGCTATCTCGTGCTCGACCTCAACCGGCGGGGCAAGGATGTGCGCCGCTTCGTCCACGCGGTCGAAGGCTGGGTGATCGACACGCTCGCCGGGTTCGGGGTCGAAAGCTGGGCGGTCGATGGGCGCGTGGGCATCTGGACGCGCGACGTGGACGGGGGGGAGGCGAAGATCGGCGCGATCGGCGTGCGCGTGCGGCGCTGGGTGACGATGCACGGCTTTTCCGTCAATCTCGATCCCGACCTGTCCCATTTCACTGGCATCGTGCCGTGCGGGATCGACGAATTCGGCGTCACCAGCCTCGCCCGGCTGGGGATCGCGCTTGCGCCGGAGGAGTGGGATGCGGCATTGCGCCAGTCCGCGCCGCGCTTCCTCGCCGCGCTGGAAGGAGAAACCGCATGA
- a CDS encoding glycerophosphoryl diester phosphodiesterase membrane domain-containing protein: MKFDLNRAWTDALGLVSANSSVVAIVAGVFFFLPYLALMLFAPQMFAGIEAQAQTQDPQAMMDAMMGVYAQYWWVFVLMLLIQTIGMIALIALLGDRARPTVGDAIVSAIKLLPSYIGASLLTALAFMVVVAVVTAIGAATGSHVILTLLGVAAFILLIYAYVKVMLFIPVLALEHTYNPVTALVRSWRLTRGNAFRLFLFYFLLLIAFVIVSAIIGMVFGLAFGLMGSEVAIVGNALVGAAVNSVFVVLFLAVLAATYRQLAAERVSVPATAHDMDTPDDGDRRL, encoded by the coding sequence ATGAAATTCGATCTCAATCGCGCGTGGACCGATGCGCTCGGCCTTGTATCGGCCAACAGCAGCGTCGTCGCCATCGTGGCCGGGGTATTCTTCTTCCTCCCCTATCTCGCCCTGATGCTGTTCGCGCCGCAGATGTTCGCCGGGATCGAGGCGCAGGCGCAGACCCAGGACCCGCAGGCCATGATGGACGCGATGATGGGCGTTTACGCGCAGTACTGGTGGGTGTTCGTCCTAATGCTGCTGATCCAGACAATCGGGATGATCGCACTGATCGCCCTGTTGGGGGATCGCGCGCGGCCGACCGTCGGCGACGCCATCGTCAGCGCGATCAAGCTGCTGCCGAGCTATATCGGCGCGTCCCTGCTGACGGCGCTGGCGTTCATGGTGGTGGTCGCGGTGGTGACGGCGATCGGCGCGGCGACCGGGTCCCATGTCATCCTGACCCTGCTGGGCGTCGCGGCCTTCATCCTGCTGATCTATGCCTATGTGAAGGTAATGCTGTTCATCCCGGTGCTGGCGCTGGAGCACACTTACAATCCGGTCACGGCGCTGGTCCGCAGCTGGCGGTTAACGCGGGGCAACGCGTTCCGCCTGTTCCTGTTCTACTTCCTGCTGTTAATCGCCTTCGTCATAGTCTCGGCCATCATCGGCATGGTTTTCGGCCTGGCCTTCGGATTGATGGGCAGCGAAGTCGCGATCGTGGGCAATGCGCTGGTGGGTGCGGCGGTGAATTCGGTATTCGTGGTTCTTTTCCTGGCGGTGCTGGCCGCGACCTATCGCCAGCTGGCGGCGGAGCGGGTCAGCGTGCCCGCCACCGCCCACGACATGGATACGCCGGACGACGGCGACCGGCGGCTCTAG
- a CDS encoding class I SAM-dependent methyltransferase, whose protein sequence is MNNSNSIAAAPSRDSLQRRTARLFGQWGVFLRGFIEHPKMVGSIIPSSRFTIDKMLAPVDWPNCQLFVEYGPGVGTFCLPVLDRLPADGAMIAIDTNPLYVDFLNQHIHDPRFTAVLGSAEHVERIVRDHGHERADYIVSGLPFSTLPEGVGPAIMAATHRILRPGGAFMAYQFTAAVRDLMAREFDDIESDYEFWNVLPCKLFWGWKDGAEG, encoded by the coding sequence TTGAACAACAGTAACTCGATTGCAGCCGCCCCCAGCCGCGACAGCCTGCAGCGCCGCACGGCCCGGCTGTTCGGCCAATGGGGCGTGTTCCTGCGCGGTTTCATCGAGCATCCCAAGATGGTCGGCTCGATCATCCCATCCTCGCGCTTCACGATCGACAAGATGCTGGCGCCGGTCGACTGGCCCAATTGCCAGCTGTTCGTGGAATACGGCCCCGGCGTCGGCACCTTCTGCCTGCCGGTGCTCGATCGCCTGCCCGCCGACGGCGCTATGATCGCGATCGACACCAATCCGCTCTATGTCGATTTCCTCAACCAGCACATCCACGACCCGCGCTTCACCGCGGTGCTGGGCTCTGCCGAGCACGTCGAACGGATCGTGCGCGATCACGGGCACGAGCGGGCGGACTACATCGTCTCGGGTCTGCCGTTTTCCACCCTGCCCGAGGGCGTCGGCCCCGCCATCATGGCCGCAACGCATCGCATCCTGCGCCCCGGCGGCGCGTTCATGGCGTATCAGTTCACTGCCGCGGTGCGCGACCTCATGGCGCGAGAATTCGACGACATCGAAAGCGATTACGAGTTCTGGAACGTCCTGCCGTGCAAGCTCTTCTGGGGCTGGAAGGACGGGGCGGAAGGCTAG
- a CDS encoding MFS transporter encodes MAETDPAPIEPAPSAPAARTAAPLAETGIPRGRLALLFTVMLVTAAGNTAMQSVMPSIGTSLGVADVWISLAYSWSALLWVLCAPFWARRSDRRGRKKMMALGLAGFSASMVLCGATLWFGLTGALAAGATLIVFALCRSLYGLFGSAAPPAVQAYVASRTEPAQRTQALSLISSSFGLGTVLGPALAPLLIFPVVGLTGPFLAFAAIGLVTMIALRLRLPNDEPRFPGHGFAFDAPYGNSGGAQSNRTVQHGEEEMLAHHEEGTAPPLRWTDPRSSPWLLTGLLGGHAQAMVLGIGGFLVLDRLSLRDDPLAGAGPVGIVLMTGAVATLLAQWGLIPTLKLGPRAAALWGMALAIGGVALLAVARDLHAIALGFAIASLGFGLFRPGFTAGASLAVSRAEQGQVSGQVASVNGASYVYAPALGVWLYGHSDWLGFATIIAFCLAVFAIGSRRLQRDAELTGE; translated from the coding sequence ATGGCCGAAACCGATCCCGCCCCAATCGAGCCCGCGCCCAGCGCGCCCGCCGCCCGAACCGCAGCACCGCTGGCGGAGACCGGGATCCCGCGCGGGCGGCTGGCGCTGCTGTTCACGGTGATGCTGGTGACGGCGGCGGGCAACACCGCGATGCAGTCGGTCATGCCCTCCATCGGCACCTCGCTAGGCGTCGCCGACGTGTGGATCAGCCTCGCCTATAGCTGGTCGGCGCTGCTGTGGGTGCTGTGCGCGCCGTTCTGGGCCCGGCGATCGGACCGGCGCGGGCGCAAGAAGATGATGGCGCTGGGCCTCGCGGGCTTTTCCGCCTCCATGGTGCTTTGCGGGGCGACGCTGTGGTTCGGGCTGACCGGCGCGCTGGCGGCGGGCGCGACGCTGATCGTGTTCGCCCTGTGCCGCTCGCTCTACGGCCTGTTCGGCTCGGCCGCTCCGCCCGCGGTACAGGCCTATGTCGCGAGCCGCACCGAACCGGCGCAGCGCACGCAGGCGCTCTCGCTCATTTCCTCCAGCTTCGGCCTCGGCACCGTGCTCGGTCCGGCGCTTGCCCCCCTGCTGATCTTCCCGGTCGTGGGCCTGACCGGTCCGTTCCTTGCCTTCGCCGCGATCGGCCTCGTCACCATGATCGCGTTGCGGCTGCGCCTGCCGAACGACGAGCCGCGCTTTCCCGGCCATGGCTTCGCCTTCGATGCGCCTTACGGCAACAGCGGCGGGGCACAGTCCAACCGCACGGTGCAGCATGGCGAGGAAGAGATGCTGGCGCATCACGAGGAAGGCACCGCGCCCCCGTTGCGCTGGACCGATCCGCGCAGTTCGCCGTGGCTGCTGACCGGCCTGCTGGGCGGGCATGCGCAGGCGATGGTGCTGGGCATCGGCGGCTTCCTGGTGCTCGACCGCCTGAGCCTGCGCGACGATCCGCTGGCCGGCGCCGGTCCGGTGGGCATCGTGCTGATGACCGGCGCGGTCGCGACCCTGCTGGCGCAATGGGGGCTGATCCCGACGCTGAAGCTGGGGCCGCGGGCCGCCGCGCTGTGGGGCATGGCGCTGGCGATCGGCGGGGTAGCGCTGCTGGCCGTCGCGCGGGACCTGCACGCGATCGCCCTGGGCTTCGCGATCGCCTCGCTCGGTTTCGGCCTGTTCCGCCCCGGCTTCACCGCGGGCGCATCGCTCGCCGTGTCGCGAGCCGAACAGGGGCAGGTCTCTGGTCAGGTCGCCTCCGTCAACGGGGCGAGCTATGTCTATGCACCGGCGCTGGGTGTGTGGCTCTATGGGCATTCGGACTGGCTCGGCTTCGCCACCATCATCGCCTTCTGCCTCGCCGTGTTCGCGATCGGTTCGCGGCGGCTGCAGCGCGATGCGGAGCTGACGGGGGAGTAG
- a CDS encoding NAD(P)/FAD-dependent oxidoreductase produces MPRAESHFDVLIVGAGLSGIGMAAHLRDRLPGHSYAILERRDRLGGTWDLFRYPGVRSDSDMHTLGFAFEPWVHEKSIADGPAILDYLDRIVDERGIRRHIRFGSTVAAADFDSDAARWRVTLEGGAQLTANFLYLGSGYYDYDEPFDAEFAGREDFAGRIVHPQFWPDDLDHAGKRVVVIGSGATAVTIVPAMAETAAKVTMLQRTPTWMGSRPAKDAVANWLRKILPGAIAYKLTRAKNILLHRFFFRLARRKPEKIAARLTERTREALGPAYDERHFTPPYNPWEQRLCLVPDDDFFIAVREGRAQVVTDHIDRFEAEGIRLKSGDLLPADIVVTATGLALVFGGKIAISVDGEAIDWAQRWFYRGCMFSGVPNLAATFGYLNASWTLRVDQNAAYVCDLLATMRAKGADIVVPELPAEPLEEDDIFDFSSGYLLRSKHLMPKSAPTLPWRLNQDYLEDRRDFRQRPVDDGNLAFNRSGGGLRDAAE; encoded by the coding sequence ATGCCCCGAGCCGAAAGCCATTTCGACGTCCTGATCGTGGGCGCGGGGCTGTCCGGCATCGGGATGGCGGCGCATCTGCGCGACCGCTTGCCCGGCCACAGCTACGCCATTCTCGAGCGGCGCGACCGGCTGGGCGGGACCTGGGACCTGTTCCGCTATCCCGGCGTGCGCTCGGACAGCGACATGCACACGCTCGGCTTCGCGTTCGAGCCTTGGGTGCACGAGAAGAGCATCGCCGATGGCCCCGCGATCCTCGATTATCTCGACCGCATCGTGGACGAGCGGGGCATTCGCCGCCACATCCGCTTCGGCTCCACCGTCGCCGCGGCCGATTTCGACAGCGATGCCGCGCGGTGGCGCGTGACGCTGGAGGGTGGCGCGCAACTGACCGCGAACTTCCTCTATCTCGGCTCGGGCTATTACGATTACGACGAACCGTTCGATGCAGAATTTGCCGGGCGCGAGGATTTTGCCGGGCGGATCGTCCACCCGCAATTCTGGCCCGACGATCTCGACCATGCGGGCAAGCGGGTGGTGGTGATCGGCTCCGGCGCGACCGCGGTCACCATCGTCCCCGCCATGGCCGAGACGGCGGCGAAGGTGACGATGCTGCAACGCACGCCGACCTGGATGGGATCGCGTCCGGCGAAGGACGCGGTGGCCAACTGGCTGCGCAAGATCCTGCCTGGCGCCATCGCCTACAAGCTCACCCGGGCGAAGAACATCCTGCTCCACCGGTTCTTCTTCCGCCTGGCACGCCGCAAGCCTGAGAAGATCGCGGCCAGGCTGACCGAACGCACGCGGGAGGCGCTGGGCCCGGCATACGACGAACGCCATTTCACCCCGCCCTACAACCCGTGGGAGCAGCGGCTGTGCCTGGTGCCGGACGACGATTTCTTCATCGCCGTGCGCGAAGGGCGAGCGCAAGTGGTCACCGACCATATCGACCGCTTCGAGGCGGAGGGCATCCGCCTGAAATCGGGCGACCTGCTCCCCGCCGACATCGTCGTGACCGCGACCGGCCTCGCCCTCGTCTTCGGGGGCAAGATCGCCATCTCGGTCGATGGCGAGGCGATCGACTGGGCGCAGCGCTGGTTCTATCGCGGCTGCATGTTCTCAGGCGTGCCCAACCTCGCCGCGACCTTCGGCTATCTCAACGCCAGCTGGACGCTGCGGGTCGACCAGAACGCGGCCTATGTCTGCGACCTGCTGGCCACCATGCGGGCGAAGGGCGCGGATATCGTCGTTCCCGAACTGCCGGCCGAACCGCTGGAGGAAGACGACATCTTCGACTTCTCCTCCGGCTATCTGCTGCGTTCCAAGCACCTGATGCCCAAGAGCGCGCCGACGCTCCCCTGGCGGCTCAACCAGGATTATCTGGAGGATCGCCGCGATTTCCGTCAGCGCCCGGTGGACGACGGCAATCTCGCCTTTAACCGTTCCGGCGGCGGCCTGCGCGACGCGGCGGAGTAG
- a CDS encoding molybdopterin-binding protein, with the protein MADRIFTAALIVIGDEILSGRTHDRNIAQVASWLQVQGIRLAEVRVVADVEERIVEAVNALRTRNDYLFTTGGIGPTHDDITVDAVAKALGVPVIVHPEARAILERYYADKPGGLTEARLRMARAPEGAELIPNRMSGAPGIRVANIHLMAGVPHITAGMLDALTGTLEGGAPLKSETIGCWTAESEVADILRETEKAHENCQIGSYPFFREGQVGANFVIRSTDADELASCVHTLCDALATAGYDFTPGGI; encoded by the coding sequence ATGGCCGACCGCATCTTCACCGCCGCCCTGATCGTGATCGGGGACGAAATCCTCTCCGGCCGTACGCACGACCGGAACATCGCCCAGGTCGCCAGCTGGCTGCAGGTCCAGGGCATCCGCCTCGCCGAAGTGCGCGTGGTCGCCGACGTGGAGGAGCGGATCGTGGAGGCGGTGAACGCGCTGCGGACGCGCAACGACTATCTGTTCACCACCGGCGGTATCGGGCCGACGCACGACGATATCACCGTGGACGCGGTGGCGAAGGCGCTGGGCGTGCCAGTGATCGTCCATCCAGAGGCGCGCGCCATCCTGGAGCGCTATTATGCCGACAAGCCGGGCGGGTTGACCGAGGCACGGCTGCGCATGGCGCGCGCGCCGGAAGGGGCGGAGCTGATCCCCAACCGCATGTCGGGCGCGCCCGGCATAAGGGTCGCAAACATCCACCTTATGGCGGGCGTGCCGCATATCACAGCGGGGATGCTCGATGCGCTGACCGGCACGCTGGAAGGGGGCGCACCGCTCAAGAGCGAGACGATCGGCTGCTGGACCGCGGAAAGCGAAGTGGCGGACATCCTGCGCGAAACGGAAAAGGCGCACGAGAATTGCCAGATCGGCAGCTATCCCTTCTTTCGCGAAGGGCAGGTCGGCGCCAACTTCGTGATCCGCAGCACCGATGCAGACGAGCTGGCGAGCTGCGTCCACACCCTGTGCGATGCGCTGGCGACAGCGGGATACGATTTCACCCCCGGCGGAATCTGA
- a CDS encoding DUF2339 domain-containing protein translates to MVWLFIFALCGALVVLWLRMTALERALTRLEEAETARGSGPIEPLESAVPVTSMPRADAPPQRAEPFASPFAPTSEPTVSPEPLASVVAAEAEPETEARKRPAFALPRVDFEELFGRRLPIWAGGIALAVGGILLVRLAIENGMLTPPVRVAASFAFGLFMLAGAEAAFRFETRVADPRVRQALAGAGLATLYAAFYLAGSAYGLIGPALAFTGLAVVTAIALGLALRFGLPAAVLGMLGGFATPAMVASEDANLPVLSLYLALLTAGLAITGRRIGAAWLGFAALAGGFGWGAAILASATLDRTDAIAVGLYLALLGLLVPFLAGPVARWRWPRVAAAALASVQLAVLVALAGFAPLTWGLYLLLAGALAALAWREERLREGSAFAVATGVALLALWHGVDLLTAPPGWRFAIMATVLAAISCGVPLLSLVTRRARAIDLWQLALGGVAIGLVASLRFDPGAEPRVLLALGLVTLAALPGAGLALLWRADADGRRLWLPAAAAGAVLLLAGFAGLPPSAFPFVAATIAGGLVWIARERPASGTRAAAWMAATIAFATLFAMDPFGAELLPLIGARSVPASVLSTLRWLALALPFAGLAWIETRESWRRAAEALAALIGYGALAQIVPVDALVCTVAVAGAAVLWRSPVRGGAWGTLLLIAAGWALGPFAIWLEAVTPALWAEPPLAHALPPARDALLRIVPLTVLGALAAWRGRAHAFETRVMGGGALALAIVALHIVYYRALGPVDMAGWRASALLLRTGWELLLLMLGAGLIRYARHRDITRTGVAFAALALTHFAVFGIGIDNPLWRTQSVGPWPLVDGLLAAYATAFAAALLLGALASKRGLPLARPLRDAILMILIAAYALSELRHLFAGPVLTAAPLSQTEDLQRSLLGILLALGFLAWGWRSDTRSWRIGSLVLMLIAVGKVFLVDTAGLEGLLRIASFLALGFSLIGIGWVYSRLLRST, encoded by the coding sequence ATGGTCTGGCTGTTCATTTTTGCCCTGTGCGGTGCGCTGGTGGTTCTCTGGCTGCGAATGACGGCGCTCGAACGCGCTCTCACGCGGCTTGAGGAGGCCGAGACCGCCCGTGGTTCCGGTCCTATAGAACCGCTCGAAAGTGCCGTGCCTGTTACCTCCATGCCGCGCGCCGATGCGCCGCCGCAGCGGGCCGAACCCTTCGCATCGCCGTTCGCTCCTACGTCCGAACCGACCGTATCGCCGGAACCGCTCGCGTCGGTGGTTGCAGCTGAAGCCGAACCGGAAACCGAAGCACGCAAGCGCCCCGCCTTCGCCCTGCCGCGCGTGGATTTCGAAGAGCTGTTCGGTCGACGCCTGCCGATCTGGGCGGGCGGGATCGCGCTGGCGGTCGGCGGAATCTTGCTGGTGCGGCTGGCGATCGAGAATGGCATGCTCACGCCCCCGGTGCGCGTCGCGGCGAGCTTCGCCTTCGGGCTGTTCATGCTTGCGGGGGCCGAGGCGGCGTTCCGGTTCGAAACGCGTGTCGCCGACCCGCGGGTGCGGCAGGCGCTTGCCGGTGCTGGCCTCGCGACGCTCTACGCCGCGTTCTACCTTGCCGGTTCGGCCTACGGGCTGATCGGGCCTGCGCTGGCCTTCACCGGGCTGGCGGTCGTTACCGCGATCGCGCTCGGACTAGCTTTGCGCTTCGGTCTGCCTGCGGCGGTGCTGGGGATGCTGGGCGGGTTCGCGACCCCGGCAATGGTCGCGAGCGAAGATGCGAACCTGCCGGTGCTCTCGCTCTATCTCGCATTGCTGACCGCCGGGCTCGCAATCACCGGTCGCCGGATCGGTGCCGCATGGCTCGGGTTCGCGGCGCTGGCCGGGGGGTTCGGCTGGGGTGCGGCGATCCTCGCCAGCGCGACGCTGGACCGGACGGACGCGATCGCGGTGGGCCTCTATCTCGCCCTGCTCGGGCTGCTGGTGCCGTTCCTGGCGGGACCGGTCGCCCGGTGGCGCTGGCCGCGCGTCGCCGCCGCCGCGCTGGCGAGCGTGCAACTGGCGGTGTTGGTTGCCCTGGCGGGCTTCGCACCGCTGACTTGGGGGCTCTATCTCTTGCTCGCGGGAGCCCTCGCCGCGCTCGCCTGGCGCGAGGAGCGCCTGCGGGAAGGCAGCGCCTTCGCCGTCGCAACCGGGGTGGCGCTGCTCGCCCTGTGGCATGGCGTCGACCTGCTCACCGCGCCGCCGGGATGGCGCTTCGCGATCATGGCGACGGTGCTGGCGGCGATAAGCTGCGGCGTGCCGCTCCTGTCGCTCGTCACGCGGCGGGCGCGCGCGATCGACCTGTGGCAGCTCGCGCTGGGCGGCGTCGCCATCGGGCTGGTCGCCTCGCTCCGCTTCGATCCGGGGGCGGAGCCGCGTGTCCTGCTCGCGCTGGGCCTCGTCACGCTCGCCGCGCTGCCGGGTGCGGGTCTGGCGCTGCTCTGGCGAGCCGACGCTGACGGGCGCCGCCTCTGGCTGCCCGCGGCCGCGGCGGGGGCCGTTCTGCTGCTCGCCGGTTTTGCTGGCCTGCCACCCTCGGCGTTCCCATTCGTGGCGGCAACAATAGCCGGGGGGCTGGTGTGGATTGCGCGCGAGCGGCCCGCCAGCGGGACGCGGGCGGCAGCGTGGATGGCCGCCACCATCGCGTTCGCCACGCTGTTCGCAATGGATCCCTTCGGGGCCGAGCTCCTCCCCCTGATCGGCGCGCGTTCCGTGCCCGCCAGCGTGCTTTCCACCCTGCGCTGGCTCGCGCTCGCCCTGCCCTTCGCCGGGCTCGCCTGGATCGAGACGCGCGAGAGCTGGCGGCGGGCGGCCGAAGCGCTCGCGGCGCTGATCGGCTACGGAGCGCTCGCGCAGATCGTGCCGGTCGATGCGCTCGTGTGCACAGTGGCGGTCGCAGGCGCAGCGGTTCTCTGGCGGAGCCCTGTGCGCGGGGGCGCGTGGGGCACGCTGCTGCTGATCGCGGCCGGATGGGCGCTCGGGCCCTTCGCCATCTGGCTCGAAGCCGTAACGCCCGCGCTGTGGGCGGAGCCGCCGCTGGCGCATGCTCTCCCCCCGGCCCGCGACGCGCTGCTGCGGATCGTGCCGCTGACGGTGCTCGGCGCGCTGGCGGCGTGGCGCGGGCGCGCGCATGCGTTCGAGACGCGCGTGATGGGCGGCGGGGCGCTCGCCCTCGCCATCGTCGCGCTGCATATCGTCTATTACCGCGCGCTCGGGCCGGTCGACATGGCGGGCTGGCGCGCCTCGGCCCTCTTGCTGCGGACGGGATGGGAGCTGTTGCTGCTGATGCTGGGCGCCGGGCTGATCCGCTACGCCCGCCACCGGGACATCACCCGGACCGGCGTAGCGTTCGCCGCTTTGGCGCTGACGCATTTCGCGGTGTTCGGCATCGGCATCGACAACCCGCTATGGCGGACGCAATCGGTCGGTCCATGGCCGCTGGTCGACGGCTTGCTGGCGGCCTACGCCACCGCCTTTGCCGCCGCGCTGCTGCTGGGCGCACTGGCAAGCAAGCGTGGGCTCCCCCTCGCCCGGCCGCTGCGCGACGCGATTCTGATGATCCTGATCGCAGCCTATGCCCTCAGCGAGCTGCGCCACCTGTTCGCCGGCCCGGTGCTGACCGCGGCGCCGCTATCGCAGACCGAGGACCTGCAGCGCTCGCTGCTCGGCATCCTGCTGGCACTCGGCTTCCTGGCCTGGGGCTGGCGCTCCGACACGCGCAGCTGGCGCATCGGCTCGCTGGTGCTGATGCTGATCGCGGTGGGCAAGGTGTTCCTGGTCGACACCGCCGGGCTCGAGGGACTGCTCAGGATCGCCAGCTTCCTCGCCCTCGGTTTCAGCCTGATCGGGATCGGCTGGGTCTATTCGCGGCTGTTGCGGAGCACATGA
- the rplA gene encoding 50S ribosomal protein L1, with amino-acid sequence MATQTKKQKMLADKVDVEKLYGFDEALTLLRETASKKFDETVEIAMNLGVDPRHADQTVRGMVSLPSGTGKTVKVAVFARGDNADKATAAGADKVGAEDLMEDMQNGNLDYDRVIATPDMMGVVGRLGKVLGPKGLMPNPKLGTVTPNVEQAVKDAKGGQVEFRAEKKGIIHSGIGKLSFSDADLKKNFEALTGAVVRAKPSGAKGKYVRKVSLTSTMGPGLKLDTAEIEGA; translated from the coding sequence ATGGCGACGCAGACGAAGAAGCAGAAGATGCTGGCCGACAAGGTCGATGTCGAGAAGCTGTACGGTTTCGACGAGGCGCTGACCCTGCTGCGCGAGACCGCCAGCAAGAAGTTCGACGAGACGGTCGAGATCGCGATGAACCTGGGCGTCGACCCGCGTCACGCCGACCAGACCGTGCGCGGCATGGTCTCGCTGCCCTCGGGCACCGGCAAGACCGTGAAGGTCGCGGTGTTCGCGCGTGGCGACAATGCCGATAAGGCGACTGCCGCCGGTGCCGACAAGGTCGGGGCCGAGGATCTGATGGAAGACATGCAGAACGGCAATCTCGATTATGACCGCGTGATCGCGACGCCGGACATGATGGGTGTCGTCGGTCGGCTGGGTAAGGTGCTGGGGCCCAAGGGCCTGATGCCGAACCCGAAGCTGGGCACCGTGACCCCGAACGTGGAACAGGCCGTGAAGGACGCCAAGGGCGGCCAGGTCGAATTCCGCGCCGAGAAGAAGGGCATCATCCACTCCGGCATCGGCAAGCTCAGCTTCTCCGACGCCGATCTGAAGAAGAACTTCGAGGCGCTGACCGGCGCGGTGGTGCGGGCCAAGCCTTCGGGCGCCAAGGGCAAGTATGTGCGCAAGGTATCGCTTACCAGCACGATGGGCCCGGGTCTGAAGCTCGACACCGCCGAGATCGAGGGCGCGTGA